A single genomic interval of Novosphingobium ginsenosidimutans harbors:
- a CDS encoding SDR family NAD(P)-dependent oxidoreductase gives MTGAGNGLGRAYALELARRGARVVVNDLGGSASGSGASATAAKLVVQEIRAAGGEAVANTDSVATRAGGAAIVQTALDTWGQIDILISNAGFLRNNRFEDLTDEQIDPILDVHLKAAFYVGQPAYRAMRERGYGRMLFTGSASAMFGHAWQANYAAGKGAMLGLSNVIALEGSAYGIQSNVILPTASSRLEREMTPGFMEIPEFAQSVQNADFSASEGRLVPEFNTPLALYLVSEACTATHGVYSSNSGRYARVGICAAEGWFAPAGVVPPSVEDISDHFEQIGELGACSEPITPYDEFTAVAGVARKQGVLA, from the coding sequence GTGACCGGCGCTGGCAATGGTTTGGGGCGGGCCTACGCACTGGAACTGGCGCGGCGCGGTGCCCGGGTCGTCGTCAACGACCTTGGCGGCAGTGCGTCAGGCAGCGGCGCATCAGCCACCGCAGCCAAGCTCGTGGTTCAGGAGATCCGCGCAGCCGGCGGCGAAGCAGTCGCCAATACCGATAGCGTGGCGACCCGCGCTGGCGGAGCTGCGATCGTCCAGACCGCGCTCGACACCTGGGGGCAAATTGATATCCTGATCAGCAATGCTGGCTTCCTGCGGAACAACCGCTTTGAGGATCTTACAGACGAGCAGATCGATCCTATCCTCGACGTTCACCTGAAGGCCGCATTCTATGTGGGTCAGCCGGCCTATAGGGCGATGCGCGAGCGCGGCTACGGTCGCATGTTGTTCACGGGCTCCGCATCGGCCATGTTCGGCCATGCCTGGCAGGCAAATTATGCCGCTGGCAAGGGCGCGATGCTCGGTCTGTCAAACGTCATCGCACTCGAAGGTTCAGCCTATGGCATTCAGTCGAACGTCATACTGCCGACCGCATCCTCGCGGCTCGAGAGGGAAATGACGCCGGGTTTCATGGAGATCCCCGAATTCGCGCAGTCCGTTCAAAACGCGGATTTCTCCGCAAGTGAGGGACGCCTGGTGCCCGAGTTTAACACCCCGCTGGCGCTCTATCTGGTCAGCGAAGCCTGTACGGCCACGCACGGAGTCTATTCGTCGAACAGCGGCCGGTATGCTCGCGTCGGCATCTGCGCGGCAGAAGGCTGGTTCGCCCCCGCAGGCGTGGTGCCGCCCAGTGTCGAGGACATCTCCGATCACTTCGAACAGATCGGTGAACTCGGTGCCTGCAGTGAGCCTATAACCCCTTATGACGAGTTTACGGCGGTCGCGGGCGTGGCGCGCAAGCAAGGCGTGCTGGCTTGA